From the genome of Nicotiana sylvestris chromosome 2, ASM39365v2, whole genome shotgun sequence, one region includes:
- the LOC104236764 gene encoding cytokinin hydroxylase isoform X2 produces the protein MAMVVLVLVVCIFMSLKIAYETLSCYWLTPRRIKKIMEKQGVRGPKPRFLVGNILDMASFVSKSTKNDMDSIHHDIVGRLLPHYVAWSKIYGKRFIYWNGTEPRMCLTEAELIKELFSKYSTVSGKSWLQQQGSKHFIGRGLLMANGDAWYHQRHIVAPAFMGDKLKSYAGYMVECTKGMLQSLGNAVESGQMEFEIGEYMTRLTADIISRTEFDSSYEKGKQIFHLLTLLQHLCAQASRHLCFPGSRFLPSKYNRDIKALKMEVERLLMEIIQSRKDCVEIGRSSSYGNDLLGMLLNEMQKKRSSNGFSLNLQLIMDECKTFFFAGHETTALLLTWTSMLLASNPSWQDKVRDEVTQVCKRDPPTVEHLPKLTLLNMVINESLRLYPPASVLPRMAFEDFKLGDLHIPKGLSIWIPVLAIHHSEEIWGEDVNEFRPDRFASKSFAAGRNFLPFAAGPRNCVGQSFALMEAKIILAMLISKFRFTISENYRHAPVIVLTIKPKYGVQIKLTTLTP, from the exons ATGGCtatggtggtattagtacttgTCGTATGTATCTTTATGTCACTGAAAATTGCCTACGAAACTCTATCATGTTATTGGCTAACCCCAAGACGTATCAAGAAAATCATGGAAAAACAAGGAGTGCGTGGTCCGAAACCTCGGTTTCTTGTTGGCAACATCTTAGATATGGCTTCTTTTGTTTCAAAATCAACCAAAAATGACATGGACTCTATTCACCACGACATCGTTGGTCGCCTTTTGCCGCATTACGTCGCCTGGTCTAAGATTTATG GAAAAAGATTCATTTACTGGAATGGAACAGAGCCGAGAATGTGCTTAACGGAAGCAGAATTAATCAAAGAGCTTTTCTCCAAATACAGCACTGTTTCTGGGAAATCATGGCTACAACAACAAGGTTCCAAACATTTCATCGGCCGTGGTCTTTTGATGGCTAACGGCGATGCTTGGTACCATCAACGCCACATTGTTGCTCCCGCTTTCATGGGAGACAAACTTAAG AGTTATGCGGGGTACATGGTGGAATGCACTAAAGGGATGCTCCAATCACTAGGAAATGCAGTTGAATCAGGTCAGATGGAGTTCGAGATTGGAGAGTACATGACTCGGCTCACTGCAGATATCATATCAAGAACTGAGTTTGACAGTAGCTacgagaaaggaaaacaaatatTCCATTTATTAACACTTCTGCAGCACCTTTGCGCACAAGCTAGTCGGCACTTGTGCTTTCCTGGTAGCAG GTTTTTGCCAAGCAAATATAACAGAGATATAAAAGCATTAAAAATGGAAGTGGAGAGGCTACTAATGGAGATAATACAAAGCAGGAAAGATTGTGTAGAAATAGGAAGAAGCAGCTCATATGGGAATGATTTGTTAGGAATGTTATTAAATGAGAtgcaaaagaaaagaagcagcAATGGATTCAGTTTGAATTTGCAGCTAATTATGGATGAATGCAAGACATTTTTCTTTGCTGGACATGAGACCACTGCCCTTTTGTTAACTTGGACTTCTATGTTATTAGCAAGTAATCCCTCTTGGCAAGATAAAGTTAGAGATGAGGTCACCCAAGTCTGCAAAAGAGATCCACCCACTGTTGAACATCTTCCAAAGCTTACTTTG TTAAACATGGTAATCAACGAGTCGCTTAGACTCTATCCACCAGCTTCTGTACTTCCTAGAATGGCATTTGAGGATTTCAAATTAGGTGACCTTCATATTCCAAAGGGTTTATCAATTTGGATTCCAGTACTTGCCATACATCATAGTGAAGAAATATGGGGAGAAGATGTTAATGAATTCAGGCCTGATCGTTTTGCTTCTAAGTCTTTTGCTGCCGGCCGGAATTTTCTCCCGTTCGCCGCCGGTCCCCGGAATTGTGTTGGCCAATCTTTTGCTTTAATGGAAGCCAAGATCATATTAGCCATGTTAATATCCAAATTTCGGTTCACCATTTCAGAGAATTATCGCCATGCACCTGTAATTGTCCTCACAATTAAGCCTAAATATGGGGTTCAAATCAAGTTGACAACTTTGACTCCTTGA
- the LOC104236764 gene encoding cytokinin hydroxylase isoform X1, with the protein MAMVVLVLVVCIFMSLKIAYETLSCYWLTPRRIKKIMEKQGVRGPKPRFLVGNILDMASFVSKSTKNDMDSIHHDIVGRLLPHYVAWSKIYGKRFIYWNGTEPRMCLTEAELIKELFSKYSTVSGKSWLQQQGSKHFIGRGLLMANGDAWYHQRHIVAPAFMGDKLKSYAGYMVECTKGMLQSLGNAVESGQMEFEIGEYMTRLTADIISRTEFDSSYEKGKQIFHLLTLLQHLCAQASRHLCFPGSRFLPSKYNRDIKALKMEVERLLMEIIQSRKDCVEIGRSSSYGNDLLGMLLNEMQKKRSSNGFSLNLQLIMDECKTFFFAGHETTALLLTWTSMLLASNPSWQDKVRDEVTQVCKRDPPTVEHLPKLTLFIFLQLNMVINESLRLYPPASVLPRMAFEDFKLGDLHIPKGLSIWIPVLAIHHSEEIWGEDVNEFRPDRFASKSFAAGRNFLPFAAGPRNCVGQSFALMEAKIILAMLISKFRFTISENYRHAPVIVLTIKPKYGVQIKLTTLTP; encoded by the exons ATGGCtatggtggtattagtacttgTCGTATGTATCTTTATGTCACTGAAAATTGCCTACGAAACTCTATCATGTTATTGGCTAACCCCAAGACGTATCAAGAAAATCATGGAAAAACAAGGAGTGCGTGGTCCGAAACCTCGGTTTCTTGTTGGCAACATCTTAGATATGGCTTCTTTTGTTTCAAAATCAACCAAAAATGACATGGACTCTATTCACCACGACATCGTTGGTCGCCTTTTGCCGCATTACGTCGCCTGGTCTAAGATTTATG GAAAAAGATTCATTTACTGGAATGGAACAGAGCCGAGAATGTGCTTAACGGAAGCAGAATTAATCAAAGAGCTTTTCTCCAAATACAGCACTGTTTCTGGGAAATCATGGCTACAACAACAAGGTTCCAAACATTTCATCGGCCGTGGTCTTTTGATGGCTAACGGCGATGCTTGGTACCATCAACGCCACATTGTTGCTCCCGCTTTCATGGGAGACAAACTTAAG AGTTATGCGGGGTACATGGTGGAATGCACTAAAGGGATGCTCCAATCACTAGGAAATGCAGTTGAATCAGGTCAGATGGAGTTCGAGATTGGAGAGTACATGACTCGGCTCACTGCAGATATCATATCAAGAACTGAGTTTGACAGTAGCTacgagaaaggaaaacaaatatTCCATTTATTAACACTTCTGCAGCACCTTTGCGCACAAGCTAGTCGGCACTTGTGCTTTCCTGGTAGCAG GTTTTTGCCAAGCAAATATAACAGAGATATAAAAGCATTAAAAATGGAAGTGGAGAGGCTACTAATGGAGATAATACAAAGCAGGAAAGATTGTGTAGAAATAGGAAGAAGCAGCTCATATGGGAATGATTTGTTAGGAATGTTATTAAATGAGAtgcaaaagaaaagaagcagcAATGGATTCAGTTTGAATTTGCAGCTAATTATGGATGAATGCAAGACATTTTTCTTTGCTGGACATGAGACCACTGCCCTTTTGTTAACTTGGACTTCTATGTTATTAGCAAGTAATCCCTCTTGGCAAGATAAAGTTAGAGATGAGGTCACCCAAGTCTGCAAAAGAGATCCACCCACTGTTGAACATCTTCCAAAGCTTACTTTG TTCATTTTTTTGCAGTTAAACATGGTAATCAACGAGTCGCTTAGACTCTATCCACCAGCTTCTGTACTTCCTAGAATGGCATTTGAGGATTTCAAATTAGGTGACCTTCATATTCCAAAGGGTTTATCAATTTGGATTCCAGTACTTGCCATACATCATAGTGAAGAAATATGGGGAGAAGATGTTAATGAATTCAGGCCTGATCGTTTTGCTTCTAAGTCTTTTGCTGCCGGCCGGAATTTTCTCCCGTTCGCCGCCGGTCCCCGGAATTGTGTTGGCCAATCTTTTGCTTTAATGGAAGCCAAGATCATATTAGCCATGTTAATATCCAAATTTCGGTTCACCATTTCAGAGAATTATCGCCATGCACCTGTAATTGTCCTCACAATTAAGCCTAAATATGGGGTTCAAATCAAGTTGACAACTTTGACTCCTTGA